A stretch of the bacterium genome encodes the following:
- a CDS encoding DUF362 domain-containing protein, whose product MKKSVVAILRTSPATVLEDYHRLMNLAGYRDVIAREADTALKINISWHFFYPGSSTTPWQLDGVIRAMKRDGYDPALIHACHNRTVVIDAHLGERENKQLAVVENHGLRNIHLYEGDVAWVNVRDAVGDLADKFLCLNQVYPQGFMIPKRFIGENIIHLPTVKTHVFTTTTGAMKNAFGGLLNEHRHWTHPVIHETLVDLLMIQKKIHRGIFAVMDGTFAGDGPGPRCMVPHVKNVLLASADQVAIDAVAAKLMGFEPLRDLKFVRLAHEAGLGCGDPREIQIVGDADAARENWHFVGPFEKMTFASRMQHKIYWGPLKRPVEWSLKTFLAPWAYAASVVYHDSFWYPTHQRRVHDILHSDWGRLFHHWEQKQLPPADLATPGWADPGPDPAELRPEGLRLFRQSLGILGTCLREAPEISARRRRKAAAARG is encoded by the coding sequence GTGAAGAAGAGTGTCGTCGCGATCCTCCGCACCTCCCCGGCCACGGTCCTGGAGGACTACCACCGGCTGATGAACCTCGCCGGCTACCGGGACGTCATCGCCCGGGAAGCCGACACCGCCCTCAAGATCAACATCAGCTGGCACTTCTTCTACCCGGGCAGCTCCACGACGCCCTGGCAGCTCGACGGGGTGATCCGCGCCATGAAGCGCGACGGCTACGACCCGGCGCTGATCCACGCCTGCCACAACCGCACCGTCGTCATCGACGCGCATCTCGGCGAGCGCGAGAACAAGCAGCTCGCGGTCGTCGAGAACCACGGGCTGCGCAACATCCACCTCTACGAAGGCGACGTGGCGTGGGTCAACGTCCGCGACGCCGTCGGGGACCTCGCCGACAAGTTCCTCTGCCTCAACCAGGTCTACCCGCAGGGGTTCATGATCCCGAAGCGCTTCATCGGCGAGAACATCATCCACCTGCCGACGGTGAAGACGCACGTCTTCACGACGACCACCGGCGCGATGAAGAACGCCTTCGGCGGGCTGCTCAACGAGCACCGGCACTGGACGCACCCGGTGATCCACGAGACGCTCGTCGACCTGCTGATGATCCAGAAGAAGATCCACCGCGGCATCTTCGCGGTGATGGACGGGACCTTCGCCGGCGACGGGCCCGGCCCGCGCTGCATGGTGCCGCATGTCAAGAACGTGCTGCTGGCCTCGGCCGACCAGGTGGCGATCGACGCGGTGGCGGCCAAGCTCATGGGCTTCGAGCCGCTGCGCGACCTGAAGTTCGTGCGCCTCGCCCACGAGGCGGGCCTCGGCTGCGGCGACCCGCGCGAGATCCAGATCGTCGGCGACGCGGACGCGGCGCGCGAGAACTGGCACTTCGTCGGCCCCTTCGAGAAGATGACCTTTGCCAGCCGCATGCAGCACAAGATCTACTGGGGGCCGCTCAAGCGCCCGGTCGAGTGGTCGCTCAAGACGTTCCTGGCGCCCTGGGCCTACGCGGCGAGCGTCGTCTACCACGACTCCTTCTGGTACCCGACGCACCAGCGGCGCGTGCACGACATCCTGCACAGCGACTGGGGACGGCTCTTCCACCACTGGGAGCAGAAGCAGCTCCCGCCCGCCGACCTGGCGACGCCCGGCTGGGCCGACCCGGGGCCGGATCCGGCCGAGCTGCGCCCCGAGGGGCTGCGCCTGTTCCGCCAGTCGCTCGGCATCCTCGGCACCTGCCTGCGGGAGGCGCCCGAAATCTCCGCGCGCCGCCGGCGAAAGGCTGCAGCCGCGCGAGGCTGA